The Verrucomicrobiia bacterium region CCGTTTTTTTCTCGGCGGCGAACGCCTTTTTCGAAGCCGGAAAGGAAAGAAGGCCCCGCGCGCTGCGCATCGCCGCGCTTCTTGCCGCGGCCTTTGTTTTCCAGATTCCGGAAGTCCTGTCCTTCCTGGCGCAGGCCGCGGGAAGCCTGCGCGCGTCTTCGGGGTTCGGCATCGAAATCCCGCCGCGCCGGATGCTGGCAGGCATCCTGGGCGGCCTCACGGATTTCCGGCATCTCCACGAAGCCTGGATTTATTTTCCGCTGCCGCTCATGGCCGCGGTGGCCGCGGGATGGAAAAAGACGGGCCGAGGCGCCGTGAAAATTCTGACCCTTGGCGTCCTGCCGCTTTTCGGCGTTACGGTGCTGCTCATGTGCCAGCGCCTTTATTGGGCGATCCCGTATTTGAAATCGACGGACATCACGCGGTTCTGGTGGGTCTCCAATATTTTCCTGATGGCGGCGCCGGGCGCTTTTTTTGCCGGCCTGAAGGAAAGGACGGTGCGGCAGGCCGCCCTTTTTGCTTCCGCCGTCTTCGCGGGCTTTCTGCTTTCGCAGCTCGCCGTCGATTACCGGACGCTCGACCGTTTCGTTCGCGAACCGGTTTTTATTTTCACGGTGCTGGCGATGGCGTATGCCGCTTTTCTCGCGCTGGGCGGAGAAGCGAAGGCCGCGGCCGTTTCCAAAATCTTTTCCGCGCTCATGGCGCTGACGGTGCTTGCCGCGCTGTACCCGGTGGTCCGCCATACCCTGGGCTTCGAGGATCTGAAAAAATGCCGCGTCTCGCATTGGTTTTCCGACGCCGCGGACCAGGATTACGCGCTGCAGCCGCTCGTGCCGTTTCTCCAGCCGGGTTCGCGCATCACGCACGAAGCGCACATGGTTTACCGCCACGACGCGAAGGTGAATGCCAACGGCCTTTTCGGCGCGCAGCCCGTGACGCCGCTGCATTACCGCCCTTTTGACGAATATCTCATCGGCCGGGGGCTCGTACAGAAAGAAACGGACACGTACGGGCTCGGCCAGTACCATTTTATCCAGCCGTGGAGGGCGGACGCTCTCCGCGATCTCGGCATCCGCTACGTGGTGCAGGGCGGACGTAACCCGCAGGCCGAAAGCGAGGGCTGGAAAAACGTGACGAATTACGCCGTGCTTTCCCTTTATGAAAATCCGCGGCCCGTCAGCCTGGCGTATCTCGAAGAGGGAAGCTCGAGGACGGCGCTGCCGCAGGAAGCGATCCGGTTCCGCCGCAACGGCCTGGAAGCCGCGCTGCCGGCGCTGGAGAGGGAAGAAGAACTCGTGGCGGCTTTTGCGGCAAGGCCCGGATGGAAAGCGCGTGTCGATGGAAACCTTCGGGCCCTGGACTCTGCGGCCGGGGAAGCGCCGCTTCTCCGCGTGAAGGTCGGGCCCGGCAATCATGCCGCCTCTTTCGATTACGAACCGTTCAGCCTGGGACAGGTTTTGCTTTGCGCGATTTTATCGCTGGGAATTTTGGGGCTCGCGCTTCGGCGCGCGTCTTGAGAAGGGATCAGGCCCGCTTTTTCGCGAGCATCACGATGCTGGAGCCGAAGGGAAGCGAAAGCCCGCGCGCCATCCACGCGGCTTCCTGGTAAACGGCCCAGCGGCAAAGGTCATTGACCGGCCCGGGCGGGATTTCGTTGAAGGATTTCTTCTCGCCGCGCCGCAGCAGCCGATCCAGCCTGTCGAAAATCACCAGCCCCAGCTTCAGCGGAAAAAGAAGAAGATTGTAGTAAGTGAAATAAACGATCTCGAATTTTTCCCGGAACAATTTGTCCATCATGACGCGGTTGTAGCGCCGGTAATGATGGACGACCTCGTCCATTTGCGTCCAAAGCCACTGATGGGCCGGCGTCGTGATCAGGACGTGGCCGCCTTTTTCGAGATGCTGGTCAAACCATTCCACGGCCTCGGCGTCGTTTTCGATGTGCTCGAAGACTTCGATCAGGACGATCAAATCAAAACGGCGTTCGAGTTTCTGCGGCAGTTTCCATTGGCGCACCTCCGCCGACCCCCGGAATTTTTCCGCGACATACGCCACCGCGTCCTCATTGAGCTCGAGCCCTGTCACCTTGCCGTATTGCTGCAGCGTGGGAATGTTGCAGCCGTAGCCGCAGCCGACGTCCGCGATGCTGAGAGGGCGCGCCGGGGCCAGGTGCTTTTCGATGACGGTCTGCACGATTTTTTTGCGCCCCTGCCAGAGCCAGTGTTTGTCCTGAACGTCTTTCATGAGGCGGTATTCGGAGATTTCCATGGTTATTTCCTTTTGAACAGGATGTACGGGCCCCAGGACTGCACGGGCTGGTAGTGCGAAAACAGGAATTCTTCCAATCCTAAATAGACTAGCATAATGTTCAACTTGAAGGGGCCATTGTCCTTGTAAGTCAGGATCCAGTCGGGCGGATTGTTCTGGATGTTGTGCGAAACCGCTTCCTGCTGTTTGCCGGGCTGCGGCTGGTCCTGGAATTTGAACTGGAAGCTGACGCCGGGATACGGCACGCGGCCGGTCAGCGCGTACAGGACGTGCAGGTTCGTGAGCACGAGAAAGGAATCTTTCTGGGGAATGTGGTCGCGGACATACGGCGCGATGGCCTCCAGGTTCCGGCCCCAGATCTCGTAAACGTGCCAGCCCTGCAGCGGCCCTTCCTGCATCGTGTAATCGCAGCAGCGCCCGTATATCGAATGCGTCTTCCGGCCGCTGATCGATTCGCAGGCGTAGCCCACGCAGCGCGCGGTCTGGAACAGCACGAGAAAAGAAAGCAGCGCGGCCCCAGCCTTGAAAAGAGGGGATTTCCTTCCGCCTTCGGCGGCATCGCTTTGGAAGATTACGCAGAAGCCGAGCGCGACGATCATGCCCAGAAGCGGCATGTGGCCGGGATGGCGGTGCGAGCCGGTAATGTGCGAGAAAATCGCGGTCATGGCCACGCCCGCCAGCAGCACGTAGAATTCGCGGAGTTTCCAGAGGCTGCGCCGCGCGAGCCAGGTTCCGGCCAGAAGCGGCAGCCAGTAGCCGTGATTCAGCCATTCGCCCGGCGAAGTCATGCGCTGGAAGCGGCTGCCCATATTGTTATTGTAGTAATCGAAGTTGTTGACGAGAAAGGCCGGAATGTCGCCGATCAGATGCAGGCCGAGGAGCGCCGTGGCCCAGCAGCCGGCGGCGTAGCCGAAAAATCCCCAGGCCCGGAACTCGCGGTTGACCAGAAAAAAGACCAGGAAGACGAAGCCGAACAGGAGTCCGTCATTGAGCTTCGTCAGTACCGCGCTCAGCGCAAGAAATCCGGTGGCGAAGCCGGTCCAGAACGCAGCCTCGCGGCTCGTGAAAGGCATGCGCGCCAGAAGCAGGCAGGTCCCGACGATGCCCCAGAAGCTGACGTAAGTGTCGTACGTGGGAAAGGCGTAAAACCAGTTGAAGCCGCACGCGGTCATGAGCGCTGCGAGAAAGGCGAACGGCCAGGGAATCCATTTCTTCGCGGCGGCATACACCACCAGAGTCGCGAGCGAGCTGGTCACGACGAGCAGCGTCAGGATCGCGGCCTTGCCGAATCCCAGGATCTTGAAAAGCAGGGCGAGTGTGTCCACGTAAAGGGGCACGGCGTGGAAATGAAAATCCACGTAAAGGCGCTGGCCCATCGTGATGCGCCAGGCCGTGTTCAAAAAGCCGCCGTAATCTTCGGGATCGAACCCGTACAGCATCGCCTTCTTGAGCAGCGCGAAATTCACGAGCAGGAGCGCGGCGAGCGCGAGCCATTCCGCGAGCGCGGGATATCTTGCCGTATTTTGGACCGTCGGCTTGTTCATGATTTTGAAAATCCTGTTTTTCCGAAGGTTAGGGCGCGCGTCTCAGCGGCATCAAGGCGTCCGCGGCGAAAACAAAGAGTGCCAGCGTGAAAAAGATACCATACGCGGCCACGGTAACGCTGCGGAAACTTTCGCCGTCATTCCAATAATATAATTTCACGCGATGCCTGCCGTGCGGAACAAAAACAGCCTTGAAGCCGACGTTCGCGTGGTTGACCGCCGTTTGTTTTCCGTCGACGGACGCATGCCAGCCCGGATGCCAGGCATCCACGTAATAAAGCCAGGCGCCTTTCGGATAAGTGACGTCCGCCTCCGCCTCCAGGCGGTTGAAAGAAAAGTCCGTGACCTTGACGCGGCCCGCTTCCGCATTCGGCGCGGGAGTCCAGGATGCCTGGATTTCCGCGGGGATGCCTTCAAGGAAAACTTTTTCCGGCTCGCGATTCAGCCGGAAAAGGCTTTGTCCGGCCGACTCGGTGCTGGGCGAAAACTCGACGTCGGTGACAAGCCGCAGCTTCGGCCCTTCGCAGCCCACGGTGCCGAAGCACGAGCTGCGCGCGATCATGAAAAACTTTCCGAACCATTCATTCCATTCGAAGTTGGTGTACTCCTCGGCGTGATAAGTGTCAAAGAAAAGGAAGTTGTAGATTTCCTTCTGGAACCGCGCCGGGCTGCGGTTCAAAAGCTCTTCGGCCTCG contains the following coding sequences:
- a CDS encoding class I SAM-dependent methyltransferase, which translates into the protein MEISEYRLMKDVQDKHWLWQGRKKIVQTVIEKHLAPARPLSIADVGCGYGCNIPTLQQYGKVTGLELNEDAVAYVAEKFRGSAEVRQWKLPQKLERRFDLIVLIEVFEHIENDAEAVEWFDQHLEKGGHVLITTPAHQWLWTQMDEVVHHYRRYNRVMMDKLFREKFEIVYFTYYNLLLFPLKLGLVIFDRLDRLLRRGEKKSFNEIPPGPVNDLCRWAVYQEAAWMARGLSLPFGSSIVMLAKKRA